From a region of the Rathayibacter sp. VKM Ac-2804 genome:
- a CDS encoding MurR/RpiR family transcriptional regulator translates to MTLVSAPSIGHRIDAGYASLSRQEQRAADFILDHLGDLASYTATELAQHSGVSKATVSRLFRRLGFSNSQEVREHARALRSSGVPVGPASAGAPADALAAHLESEHANLRRLATTFADGRLEESVRLLSGAREVVVIGLRNSYPVALHLRQQLVQARARVRVAPQPGQSLGEEIAGLGAEDAVVLVGFRRRPAAFAAVVDVLAARGVPVVLLADAHARRFADRCAVWLECPVDSDAAFDSYAAAMSAVAVLAAGVLGAVPRESRERIAGISTLYAELAELEERP, encoded by the coding sequence GTGACCCTGGTCTCCGCACCGAGCATCGGCCACCGGATCGACGCGGGCTACGCCTCGCTCTCGCGGCAGGAGCAGCGCGCGGCCGACTTCATCCTCGACCACCTCGGCGACCTCGCCAGCTACACGGCCACCGAGCTCGCGCAGCACAGCGGAGTCTCGAAGGCCACGGTCTCGCGGCTCTTCCGCCGCCTGGGCTTCTCCAACTCGCAGGAGGTGCGCGAGCACGCCCGCGCGCTGCGCAGCTCCGGGGTCCCCGTCGGCCCGGCCTCGGCCGGAGCCCCCGCCGACGCGCTCGCCGCGCACCTGGAGAGCGAGCACGCGAACCTCCGCCGGCTCGCGACGACCTTCGCGGACGGGCGGCTCGAGGAGTCGGTGCGGCTGCTCTCGGGCGCGCGCGAGGTCGTCGTGATCGGCCTGCGCAACAGCTACCCGGTCGCGCTGCACCTGCGCCAGCAGCTCGTCCAGGCGCGCGCCCGCGTGCGGGTCGCGCCGCAGCCCGGGCAGTCGCTCGGCGAGGAGATCGCCGGGCTCGGGGCGGAGGACGCGGTGGTGCTGGTCGGCTTCCGCCGGCGGCCCGCCGCCTTCGCCGCGGTCGTCGACGTGCTCGCCGCGCGCGGGGTGCCCGTCGTGCTGCTCGCCGATGCGCACGCCCGCCGCTTCGCGGATCGCTGCGCGGTGTGGCTGGAGTGCCCCGTCGACAGCGACGCCGCCTTCGACAGCTACGCTGCCGCGATGAGCGCGGTCGCCGTGCTGGCCGCCGGGGTGCTCGGCGCCGTGCCGCGGGAGTCGCGCGAGCGCATCGCGGGCATCAGCACGCTCTACGCCGAGCTGGCGGAGCTGGAGGAGCGGCCGTGA
- a CDS encoding allantoate amidohydrolase produces MSVVDAAAIMARCDELAAVSSTRGAIERVYLSPEHARVNAMAARWMEDAGMRTWQDAAGNQCGRYEGATPGQPALLLGSHLDTVPDAGRYDGILGVMLAIAVVARLNAAGTRLPFAVEVVAFGDEEGTRFGTALLGSRAVAGTWDEHWWELEDAHGTTLVEAFHEFGLDPSRISTAARDAADVLAYLETHIEQGPYLEEADRALGVVSSIAGARRFALTLTGKAGHAGGVPFDRRRDALTGAAEAVLAVERIAREHGAIATVGRLEAFPGAVNVIPGRVDFSLDLRAEFDDVRDTVWNGIEHAMSESARRRRLALTVEETHGAPAVVAADWLQDVVRAGIRATGDEEPMVLFSKAGHDAMAIADLTEYAMLFVRCEGGVSHHPEENVTEADVATALDAFEAAVHAFAEARAGRV; encoded by the coding sequence GTGAGCGTCGTCGACGCCGCCGCGATCATGGCGCGCTGCGACGAGCTCGCGGCGGTGTCGAGCACCCGCGGCGCGATCGAGCGCGTCTACCTCTCGCCCGAGCACGCCCGCGTCAACGCGATGGCGGCGCGCTGGATGGAGGACGCGGGGATGCGCACCTGGCAGGACGCGGCCGGCAACCAGTGCGGCCGCTACGAGGGCGCGACTCCCGGCCAGCCCGCGCTGCTGCTCGGCTCGCACCTGGACACGGTGCCGGACGCGGGGCGCTACGACGGGATCCTCGGCGTGATGCTCGCCATCGCCGTCGTCGCCCGGCTGAACGCCGCCGGCACCCGGCTGCCGTTCGCCGTCGAGGTCGTCGCGTTCGGCGACGAGGAGGGGACCCGCTTCGGCACGGCCCTGCTCGGCTCCCGCGCGGTCGCCGGCACCTGGGACGAGCACTGGTGGGAGCTGGAGGACGCGCACGGCACCACCCTCGTCGAGGCGTTCCACGAGTTCGGCCTCGACCCCTCGCGCATCTCGACCGCGGCGCGCGACGCGGCCGACGTGCTCGCCTACCTCGAGACGCACATCGAGCAGGGCCCGTACCTCGAGGAGGCCGACCGCGCCCTCGGCGTCGTCTCCTCCATCGCCGGTGCCCGCCGCTTCGCCCTGACCCTCACCGGCAAGGCCGGCCACGCGGGCGGCGTGCCGTTCGACCGCCGCCGCGACGCGCTGACCGGCGCTGCCGAGGCCGTGCTCGCCGTCGAGCGGATCGCCCGCGAGCACGGGGCGATCGCCACCGTCGGCCGCCTCGAGGCGTTCCCCGGCGCGGTCAACGTGATCCCCGGCCGGGTCGACTTCTCGCTCGACCTTCGGGCCGAGTTCGACGACGTCCGCGACACCGTCTGGAACGGGATCGAGCACGCGATGTCGGAGTCGGCCCGCCGCCGCCGGCTCGCGCTGACCGTCGAGGAGACGCACGGGGCGCCCGCCGTCGTCGCGGCCGACTGGCTGCAGGACGTGGTCCGCGCCGGCATCCGCGCGACCGGCGACGAGGAGCCGATGGTGCTGTTCTCCAAGGCCGGGCACGACGCGATGGCGATCGCCGACCTCACCGAGTACGCGATGCTGTTCGTCCGCTGCGAGGGCGGCGTCAGCCACCACCCCGAGGAGAACGTGACCGAGGCCGACGTGGCGACGGCACTGGACGCCTTCGAGGCGGCGGTGCACGCCTTCGCCGAGGCACGGGCGGGCCGGGTGTGA
- a CDS encoding NTP transferase domain-containing protein, producing MDVVGVVLAAGAGRRAGGPKALRRDAAGVSWVERAVARLEGAGCGSVLVVLGAEAEEARRLVPERIGVVVAEDWAEGLSASLRAGLAAAIGDAALVTLVDLPDEPAEVGERLLRDSPVGPAVLARATYRGRPGHPVLLGSAHWRPLATTLTGDSGARDYLARHGALAVECGDLFSGADRDGPG from the coding sequence ATGGACGTGGTGGGAGTGGTGCTCGCCGCGGGCGCCGGCCGACGCGCGGGCGGGCCGAAGGCGCTGCGACGTGATGCGGCGGGCGTGAGCTGGGTCGAGCGCGCCGTGGCGAGACTCGAGGGCGCCGGCTGCGGGAGCGTCCTCGTGGTGCTCGGTGCCGAGGCCGAGGAGGCGCGACGCCTGGTACCGGAGCGCATCGGAGTCGTCGTCGCGGAGGACTGGGCCGAGGGCCTGTCCGCGTCCCTGCGAGCGGGTCTGGCCGCGGCGATCGGCGACGCCGCGCTGGTGACGCTCGTCGACCTGCCGGACGAGCCGGCCGAGGTCGGCGAGCGACTGCTCCGCGACTCCCCCGTGGGTCCAGCGGTGCTCGCCCGCGCGACGTACCGCGGTCGCCCCGGTCACCCGGTGCTGCTGGGCAGCGCGCACTGGCGGCCGCTCGCGACGACGCTCACCGGCGACTCCGGCGCCCGCGACTACCTCGCGCGGCACGGAGCACTCGCGGTGGAGTGCGGCGATCTCTTCTCGGGGGCCGACCGCGACGGGCCCGGCTGA
- a CDS encoding iron-sulfur cluster assembly scaffold protein has product MSAEAAELIRAHAQHPVGRDEAVPAGVLGRAELLTPTCGDRIEVRVSGDAAAPAISWSGRGCEVSQGSASLLADELDGLDPASIRQRVVAFLDAMAAHDAVAGRAADPDGSAGHALGDEAALLLVAANPVRSVCATLAWRALRDALDESGLA; this is encoded by the coding sequence GTGAGCGCCGAGGCGGCCGAGCTGATCCGGGCGCATGCGCAGCACCCGGTCGGCCGCGACGAGGCGGTGCCGGCCGGGGTGCTCGGCCGGGCCGAGCTGCTGACCCCGACCTGCGGTGACCGGATCGAGGTCCGGGTCTCCGGAGACGCGGCGGCGCCGGCGATCAGCTGGAGCGGGCGCGGCTGCGAGGTGTCGCAGGGCTCCGCGTCGCTGCTCGCGGACGAGCTCGACGGGCTCGACCCGGCGAGCATCCGGCAGCGGGTGGTCGCCTTCCTCGACGCGATGGCGGCGCACGACGCGGTGGCCGGACGCGCGGCGGATCCTGACGGCTCGGCGGGCCATGCGCTCGGCGACGAGGCGGCGCTGCTGCTGGTCGCCGCGAACCCGGTGCGCTCGGTCTGCGCGACCCTCGCCTGGCGGGCCCTGCGCGACGCGCTCGACGAGAGCGGGCTCGCATGA
- the uraD gene encoding 2-oxo-4-hydroxy-4-carboxy-5-ureidoimidazoline decarboxylase, translated as MTDSTPLRDALLACLAVPRWADGVTAGAPYASTDALAAAADAIARSLTAEEVEAALADHPRIGERHAGTGRSSDFSAAEQAASLSPDEALAERLLAGNRAYEERFGRVFLIRAAGRDRAEIVAELERRLGHDDETERAIVADQLREITVLRVRALGPETGAVLEAAR; from the coding sequence ATGACCGACTCCACCCCCCTCCGCGACGCGCTCCTGGCCTGCCTCGCCGTCCCGCGCTGGGCCGATGGGGTCACCGCCGGCGCGCCCTACGCCTCGACCGACGCCCTCGCGGCCGCGGCCGATGCGATCGCGCGCAGCCTCACCGCCGAGGAGGTGGAGGCGGCGCTGGCCGACCACCCGCGGATCGGCGAGCGGCACGCGGGCACCGGACGCTCCTCCGACTTCTCCGCCGCCGAGCAGGCGGCCAGCCTCTCGCCGGACGAGGCGCTGGCCGAGCGCCTGCTGGCCGGCAACCGGGCCTACGAGGAGCGGTTCGGACGGGTGTTCCTCATCCGGGCGGCCGGGCGGGACCGCGCCGAGATCGTCGCCGAGCTCGAGCGCCGGCTCGGCCACGACGACGAGACCGAGCGCGCGATCGTGGCCGATCAGCTCCGCGAGATCACGGTGCTGCGGGTGCGAGCGCTCGGACCGGAGACCGGCGCCGTCCTGGAGGCGGCCCGATGA
- the uraH gene encoding hydroxyisourate hydrolase: MSAHRSHVTTHVLDAVLGRPAQDVPVALEVRGASGWEPIATARTDADGRVAEFGPAELPAGVYRVVFDTAAYFERSGTESFYPEVVVAFRLEDTAAHFHIPLLLSPFAYSTYRGS; this comes from the coding sequence ATGAGCGCGCACCGCAGCCACGTCACGACGCACGTCCTCGACGCCGTGCTCGGCCGCCCGGCGCAGGACGTGCCGGTCGCGCTCGAGGTGCGCGGCGCGTCCGGCTGGGAGCCGATCGCGACCGCGCGGACCGACGCCGACGGCCGCGTCGCCGAGTTCGGCCCGGCGGAGCTGCCCGCGGGCGTCTACCGCGTCGTCTTCGACACCGCCGCCTACTTCGAGCGCTCGGGTACGGAGTCGTTCTACCCCGAGGTCGTCGTCGCGTTCCGGCTCGAGGACACGGCCGCGCACTTCCACATCCCGCTGCTGCTCAGCCCGTTCGCCTACTCCACCTACCGGGGGAGCTGA
- a CDS encoding PucR family transcriptional regulator — MQLRELLDAPTLRIRAVHTTEEALAREVNWTFTTDLLDPRRYLARDQLVLTGMMWRRTAEDSETFVAAVASSGAVALLAGEGLLGFVPDDLVAACRAHGVALFAVPADVSFASITAHLSNALAGDRVARLTAGLARQRQLLTEVYRGQLLDELIARTSTELGRPVRVLTATGRPAAASAEPLSTDEVDRVVHAALTARRTPVTVPDAHGGVLSVLAVAGAEEHRAASWFVVVAGDWNEWHPSLLDAITELTGVVGLYRLQREAALLADAALADRLLELIEEDSEQPETAVYLRQLGLGGVERFAVLAAAVDGGGELARSVLTDAVAHLGRAVVGRDTDGAVALIPVADEGALAVVTAALRRAGAALDGAVLRVGVSAPSPLPALGGALRSARYALRLPSAPGDGSPVRIGTAGEVTSAVQLLSAVPDHLRAVFVELVLGRLLEHDARYNSQLVATLSAFLDCGGSWVRAAEQTHLHLNTVRYRIARVEELTQRDLSNTSDRADLFLALRLR; from the coding sequence GTGCAGCTCCGAGAGCTCCTGGACGCGCCGACGCTGCGGATCCGCGCGGTGCACACCACCGAGGAGGCGCTCGCGCGCGAGGTGAACTGGACGTTCACCACGGATCTGCTCGACCCCCGCCGCTACCTCGCCCGCGACCAGCTCGTGCTCACCGGCATGATGTGGCGGCGCACCGCGGAGGACAGCGAGACGTTCGTCGCGGCGGTCGCCTCCTCCGGCGCCGTCGCGCTGCTGGCGGGCGAGGGGCTGCTCGGCTTCGTTCCCGACGACCTGGTCGCGGCCTGCCGCGCGCACGGGGTCGCGCTGTTCGCCGTGCCGGCCGACGTCTCGTTCGCCTCGATCACCGCGCACCTCTCCAATGCGCTGGCGGGCGACCGGGTCGCGCGGCTGACCGCCGGGCTCGCCCGCCAGCGGCAGCTGCTGACGGAGGTCTACCGCGGGCAGCTCCTCGACGAGCTGATCGCCCGCACCTCGACCGAGCTCGGGCGGCCCGTGCGAGTGCTGACGGCGACCGGTCGCCCCGCCGCCGCCTCCGCGGAGCCGCTGAGCACCGACGAGGTCGACCGCGTCGTGCACGCCGCGCTCACGGCGCGGCGCACTCCGGTCACCGTGCCGGACGCGCACGGGGGCGTGCTGTCGGTCCTCGCCGTCGCCGGGGCGGAGGAGCACCGCGCGGCCTCGTGGTTCGTCGTCGTCGCGGGCGACTGGAACGAGTGGCACCCCTCGCTGCTCGATGCGATCACCGAGCTGACCGGTGTCGTCGGGCTGTACCGCCTGCAGCGCGAGGCGGCGCTGCTGGCCGACGCGGCGCTCGCCGACCGGCTGCTCGAGCTGATCGAGGAGGACAGCGAGCAGCCGGAGACGGCGGTCTACCTCCGGCAGCTGGGGCTGGGCGGTGTCGAGCGGTTCGCGGTGCTGGCGGCGGCGGTGGACGGCGGCGGCGAGCTGGCGCGCTCCGTGCTCACGGACGCGGTCGCGCACCTCGGCCGGGCGGTAGTCGGGCGCGACACGGACGGCGCGGTGGCGCTGATCCCGGTGGCGGACGAGGGGGCGCTGGCCGTGGTGACCGCGGCGCTTCGCCGAGCCGGAGCGGCGCTGGACGGCGCGGTGCTGCGGGTCGGAGTGAGCGCGCCGAGTCCGCTGCCCGCGCTCGGCGGGGCCCTGCGGTCGGCGCGGTACGCGCTGCGGCTGCCGTCCGCGCCCGGCGACGGCTCGCCGGTGCGGATCGGGACGGCGGGCGAGGTGACCTCGGCCGTTCAGCTGCTGAGCGCGGTGCCCGACCACCTCCGCGCGGTGTTCGTCGAGCTGGTGCTCGGGCGGCTGCTCGAGCACGACGCGCGCTACAACTCGCAGCTGGTCGCGACGCTCTCGGCGTTCCTCGACTGCGGCGGCTCGTGGGTGCGCGCGGCGGAGCAGACGCACCTGCACCTCAACACGGTGCGCTACCGCATCGCCCGCGTGGAGGAGCTGACTCAGCGCGACCTCTCGAACACGTCCGACCGCGCGGACCTGTTCCTGGCGCTGCGGCTGCGCTGA